In one window of Nesterenkonia sandarakina DNA:
- the murB gene encoding UDP-N-acetylmuramate dehydrogenase, which yields MLRVFGSPRAPYRAQKMASPLVRRSPRLPPVLIEITRASIRTRTTQTANDLDLGKTVYGVGQANTTLQMAWEANAPPEFQIGLIDRLTYMTTPTSLADSLLRRLRQAVPGGVQVSVNLSSFSRWRIGGPADALVEPTNRHEVAGVLQLLESTGTPYCVVGETSNLLFDSRGLRGVIVRIAARMSGISFDGRDVVVKAGTSVPELARAAGAKGLSGIEHTVGIPGTLGGLVIMNGGSQRKGIGSSVAWVRYVDRVGTLIELSREDCEFSYRSSALQRLGGVVTEVGLRLDRGNTDEIEAEMDEIVASRQARFPEDAPNCGSTFLSNPAMYSSVGPPGKAIDDAGLRGTQIGGAQISPKHSNFINNVGGATSDDVLALVGLVRGAVLERTGFRMDAEARYVSPDGKVTAAHTVSDDRAASPGTSMTPIHPK from the coding sequence ATGCTGCGGGTGTTCGGCTCTCCCCGAGCCCCGTATAGGGCACAAAAAATGGCCAGCCCACTCGTCCGCCGTAGTCCTCGGCTCCCGCCGGTTCTGATCGAGATCACGAGAGCTTCCATAAGGACGAGGACGACCCAAACAGCAAACGACCTAGATTTGGGCAAAACCGTGTACGGAGTAGGCCAGGCCAACACAACCCTCCAGATGGCGTGGGAGGCGAACGCTCCCCCCGAGTTCCAGATAGGTCTCATCGATAGGCTCACTTATATGACTACCCCAACATCCCTCGCCGATTCACTACTGAGGCGCTTACGGCAAGCGGTACCCGGCGGAGTCCAGGTCTCCGTCAACTTGTCGAGCTTCTCACGGTGGCGCATTGGGGGCCCCGCCGATGCCCTAGTCGAGCCCACCAACCGTCACGAGGTCGCAGGAGTCTTGCAGCTACTAGAAAGCACGGGCACGCCCTACTGCGTGGTAGGAGAAACTTCGAACCTACTATTCGATTCAAGGGGGCTACGCGGCGTTATCGTCCGGATTGCCGCCCGCATGTCTGGAATCAGTTTCGATGGAAGGGATGTGGTGGTCAAAGCGGGCACTTCGGTCCCCGAGCTAGCTCGCGCAGCGGGAGCGAAAGGACTCAGCGGGATCGAGCACACCGTGGGGATCCCCGGAACGCTAGGTGGCCTGGTGATAATGAACGGCGGCAGCCAACGAAAGGGAATCGGATCAAGCGTAGCCTGGGTCCGCTACGTCGATAGAGTGGGCACTCTCATAGAACTCTCCCGGGAAGACTGTGAGTTCTCATATCGAAGTTCAGCACTTCAGCGGCTTGGCGGTGTGGTCACTGAGGTTGGATTGCGCCTCGACCGGGGTAATACAGACGAGATCGAAGCTGAGATGGACGAAATAGTGGCTTCTAGGCAAGCCCGATTTCCTGAGGATGCACCCAACTGTGGCTCAACATTCCTGTCCAATCCTGCTATGTACTCTAGCGTTGGCCCACCCGGCAAGGCGATCGACGATGCTGGACTTAGAGGCACACAGATTGGAGGCGCTCAGATCTCGCCAAAGCACAGTAACTTCATCAACAACGTCGGGGGTGCGACATCGGACGATGTTCTCGCTCTGGTTGGCTTGGTGCGAGGCGCCGTCTTAGAACGGACCGGATTCCGAATGGACGCAGAAGCCCGCTACGTGTCACCTGATGGGAAGGTTACTGCCGCCCACACGGTCTCCGATGACCGTGCCGCGAGCCCCGGAACATCCATGACACCCATTCACCCGAAGTGA